The window CATCGGTGGAGGAACAGTTTAAAGGCTCCACAAAAGTCTATGCCAGTACACTGATCATGAAAATGCTCACCACTAAGTATGATGGTGCAAGCGGTGTGAGAGAACATATCATGACTATGAACGATATGGCCGCAAAATTAAAGGGCATGGACATGGAGATTTCTGAGGGCTTCTTGGTTCATTTCATTATGACCTCCCTTCCAGTGGAGTTTGGTCCATTCAAGATCAACTATAACACAGAGAAGGAGAAGTGGACCATGGGTGAGCTCAGGGCTATGTGCGTTCAAGAAGAGGAGCGACTTAAGATTGAGAGAAAAGATTACGCTCATCTTACTTTCATGAACTCAGGGAAGAGAAAGTTTAATGGTGAAAATAAGACTCAGAAAAAATTAGGTCCTTCACATAAGGCCGAGTCAAGCAAGTCTGGGGCCAAAAGGTCAAAGCCTTCTGTTGCTAATGAGCCTTCTGCACCTAAGAAGCCTTATTGCAAGTTTTGCAAACATGACGGACATAAGCAGAAGGATTGCGATGGCTTTAAGGCATGGCTTGTAAAGAAGGGTATGGACACAATTTCCATGGTTGATGAATCCCTTTACACTGATTTTTCCCCTAATACTTGGTGGGTTGACTCAGGTGCCACCGTGCACATTTCTAACTCATTGCAGGGATTCCTTACCGTGAGGACGCTTCAAAGGGGGGAGCGAACTCTTAGAGTTGCAAATGGAAAGGAGGCTAATGTTGAAGCTGTTGGGACTCTCCCGTTAGTGCTAAAAGATGGCTTCACCCTCATTCTTAATAATGCTATTTATGTTCCTACCATGAGGAGGAACCTAGATGATGATGGTTTTGAGACTTATTTTGGGAACAAACGATGTGTTATTAAGTTTGGTCATGATGATATTGGTCATGGCGTTCGCCATGACAAACTCTATAGACTCTTTTTGAACGACTCCTCTGAATCTTTGAATGTTTGTGATGTAATAAATAAGCATGAGACTTCGTCGAAATTATGGCATTGTCGTTTAGGCCATATTTCGAATGGGAGAATGGAGCGTCTCATTAAAGAAGAGATACTTCACCCCTTAGACTTCTCGGATTTAGATCACTGCATCGATTGTATTAAGGGAAAATTCGTAAAACAAATTAAGAAAGGAGCAATTCGTAGTAGTGGGGTTTTGGAATTAATCCACACTGACATTTGTGGTCCATTTCCTATTACTTCTGCCGATGGATATGACTCCTTTATTACTTTCACCGATGATTATTCTCGTTATGGATATATTTTTCCTATTCGCGAACGATCTGAAGCACTTGATAAATTTAAAATCTACAAAGCTGAAGTAGAAAATCAGCATAATTTGAAGATTAAAGTAGCGCGATCAGATCGAGGCGGAGAATATTACGGGAGACATGCTCCTTATGGACAAATTCTTGGTCCCTTTGCCCTATTTCTTCAAGAAAATGGAATAATCGCCCAATACTCAATGCCAGGTgaacctcaacaaaatggagtcgCTGAAAGACGCAACCGTACACTTATGGATATGGTACGAAGCATGGTTTCCAACTCCAGTTTACCGGTTAATTTAtgtgtgacgccctcgattcaatcgtatactaatcatacacgcaaatgtgtacgatcaagatcaaggtctcacgggaagatatcacaacacaactctagacacaaattaaaataatacaagctttatattacaagccaggggcctcgagggctcgaatacataagctcgaatacacaagagtcagcggaagcaacaatatccgagtacagacataagttagacaagtttgccttaagaaggctagcacaaaaacaacatcgatcgaaaaggcaaggcctcctgcctgggagcctcctaactactcctggtcatcggcggtctccacgtggtagtaggcatcgacggtggcatctggctcctgggctccgacatctggttgcatcaacggaaagaagaagaaagggggaaaagggggagcaaagcaaccgtgagtacttatccaaagtactcgcaagcaaggatctacactacatatgcaacattatcaaaggaaagttgtatatgtggactgggctgcagaaatgccagaataagaaggggagaagctagtcctatcgaagactagcatcttctggaaaccaccatcttgcagcaacaggagggagtagagtagcataaactaaagtagtagaagtgttatcaacctcggccagagatcctttctcgacaccccgcgagaaagcaatcccagagccatactatccagttatcatcacaatccattactcatcacaagtatccagttctagttgtatcgaccgggatacaactccaagtgtcagttaccgtaggacaggctatcgatagatgttttcttccctgcaggggtgcaccaacttacccaccacgctcgattaactctggccggacacactttcctgggtcatgcccggtctcggccaaacaatacgccgcaacccgacctaggcttaatagagaggtcagcacaccggactaaacctatgcccccaggggtcatgggccatcgccccgggaactcttgcacgttgcgtgggcggccggtgagcagaccaaaaggtaggagcttaccagtccaacccagcgcgcgccgctcagttgctgacgtctattaagcttcggctgatgcatacgacgcagaacgcccatactatgcccacgtgatggttagtgctatcaggccagaggcccctcggatcaaatatccaaatcgtagtggattaggagcacacggtaacaagcagagactcacgaaagatgtgaccccgttgccccgtctcgaggacttgcggcaagggctaggaatgcccggccacgcctcgtaattatctcgcgggcaccctccaggtcaacccgtctccacatcactcgcgggtacccctcagggtcaacccgcctttccaagtaacagtggtaaagtccaagtatccctgtgtccaaacatcaaggggaaaacccgaggaatcacccccgatgaattccactcgatgtaatcatcaaggtgaacgtaagaggaaacacccccgaggttcacacttgaggggttgcacgatagagtcgtatcggaagtggttaaggcggaatcacccccgatgaccacgaccgaatagctacactacagggttaacatcagaagtgctgtagaggtcttaccctcggcactcgatagtaacccagtagtgtcgagcaactaaggggaaagtgatgtgcggtgccggggcctggtcttcgatcccgttgatcgggtcttcaatgacgaagcaggggcaacaaggacaaggtgggggtcactgatggatcactagccaacctatactaagcagtttaggataagcaggtaaggtaacaataagcaggttacaaaagcaggctatgcatcagaataggagcaaacaatgacagtagcaaaatctaatgtaagcatgagagaatggaatgggcgatatcgggctgatcaaaggggggcttgcctggttgctcggctgaaaaggaagaagtgtcgtcgtagacgtagtcgatcacaggggcaacatcagtctcagggtctaccgaagagaagaggggggaaacaataaatataaagcaaacaaagcatcataaagcataacatggcaatacgggGTGCTAGAGGTGAACTAACGCGGTACTACACGTTGAAGACGGAGAGAGAAAACATCCGGAGGGGTTTTCCTGGTGTTAGGCATTTTCCGGACAGATGAAAGAgaggggaaagttccatgttcagcatgctaggagcatgtgacagatgaacaaACCGCGCATTCgaattcgttggatttttctaagcaactttcatgtagaaaacattttcatccgaggtaCGGTTTATTTTAAATGACTTTCTAAAGTTTAAAGGATTTTTTAATTTAATTAATTTGAATTATAAACAGTGAAATGTTTTTTAAAACTCAGCAGGGGCTAGTCACActcaatgacatgtggggtcaAGGAGCTGGGTTGACTCAGTCAACACCTTTACTAGTCAACCAATGAACAGTGCATTGGGCCCTACTTGTCATTGGCACAAACTATTAACTAGGCTTTTAAATAAAAGGAGCCACATTTCATCTGTACATAGACTATTCTAGCCATTAATTAACATCTAGTAGTACTAATCTAAGCAAGGGCCGGCCACGTGCACGACGCACATACACACCACACACAAGTTAGTAGGCTAGGAGTTATTAACATAAGATGTCATTTTGTGATTTTTGTAGGATTTAATCTATTCATCAAATGGATTTGGTCCAGTGGGATAAAATGAAGTTTGTCATGTATACTTTTTACTCATTATTTTTAGGCCTGTTAGTACTTGTTTAACCGCTGATCAGAGGCTGTCAAGGGGGTTAGTCATTGTGGAAATAGGAAAGCTAGCAACATGTACAGTAGCTAGTAGCAGTACATGTAGAGGAGCGATGGGCAGAGCCGTGGCGCGGGCGCGGCCGACTGCAGCGACAGCGCAGCGGCAAGGCAACGAGGTACGCGGCAGGCAGAGGCGGTGCTTGCGCTCAGGCGAACGCAGACGGTTACGGTGACAGTAGGCGAGTGGCGATCGCAAGTACGGGCAGGCGCAGCTGCAGTAGTTTGAACAACAGCAGCAAGCGAGGAGGACGGAAACGTCGACGGCGACCACCGCGGTGGCGCCGGACTTCGGCCAACGACGAAAACTTATCTACGGCTCGAACGCGAGCGAAAGGAAGGCACTGGCCGCACCACCGGAGTGCCCTGAGCACGTCCATGTGCTCAGGTGGACATGACAGCAAGGGTAGCGTCGGATCGTACGGCGGGAGCTTCGGGCT is drawn from Aegilops tauschii subsp. strangulata cultivar AL8/78 chromosome 1, Aet v6.0, whole genome shotgun sequence and contains these coding sequences:
- the LOC141020529 gene encoding uncharacterized protein, producing the protein MASPNGALNPSLIFGLLNSIEHLNGTNFPTWKEQISINLGVMDLDYALREKAPVPLSSDDENLTERTKVYEANKEKWERSNRLSLMIMKSTITLGIRGAIPDSECAKTYLASVEEQFKGSTKVYASTLIMKMLTTKYDGASGVREHIMTMNDMAAKLKGMDMEISEGFLVHFIMTSLPVEFGPFKINYNTEKEKWTMGELRAMCVQEEERLKIERKDYAHLTFMNSGKRKFNGENKTQKKLGPSHKAESSKSGAKRSKPSVANEPSAPKKPYCKFCKHDGHKQKDCDGFKAWLVKKGIPYREDASKGGANS